A stretch of the Bacteroidales bacterium genome encodes the following:
- a CDS encoding histidine kinase, protein MRKPVIQSLKELNQFNHDHGFLHYREKNLKRILLVITIIGILLVAVFHTHDWLSGFHGINLLFAVRLGIIMVFITNLAIAHISDSDKVVKWCIYIGFYISAFYCTLISWLHGGLESSYWGGLSFMLIIWFVFIPFPYRNQILHGIIFIFQYYLILYAFSSEPIDWVPVLEWSFFMSGTLLMGTLVTVLNNRLSANAFYSSEAKTEAEKALKEANKRLTLHIQHSPLAFIEWNEHLEVVDWNPAAEKTFGFTREEAIGSHAYEIIVPEHQHASINKVWENILNKTGGSFNVNENLTKDGRTIICEWYNTPLKNSTGKVIGLASMAQDITARKKLEADLEKSLSMLEKNYSTTLEQMQSYFSELQLKKNELLQLQKENLQSQFEMLKNQVNPHFLFNSLNVLTSLISVEPELAEKFTGQLSKVYRYVLEHRSDDLVQLRTELDFLKSYIFLLRIRFGDKLEVNYRVDAGNLDLKLPPLSLQILIENAIKHNTFTNRSPLNIDIFVDDENYLNVINNYQKREKNMESTGLGLINIANRYSFLTDRPTFFGIDQERFIARIPLL, encoded by the coding sequence ATGCGCAAACCCGTAATCCAATCATTAAAGGAATTGAACCAGTTCAATCATGATCATGGTTTTTTGCATTACCGCGAGAAAAACCTGAAACGTATCCTGTTGGTGATTACTATTATAGGAATACTGCTGGTGGCAGTTTTTCATACCCACGACTGGCTTTCGGGTTTCCATGGCATCAATTTATTATTTGCGGTAAGGCTTGGCATCATCATGGTTTTTATCACCAATCTGGCCATTGCACACATATCGGACAGCGACAAGGTTGTAAAATGGTGCATTTATATCGGCTTCTATATCAGTGCATTTTATTGCACTCTCATTTCATGGCTGCACGGCGGCCTCGAAAGTTCATACTGGGGCGGCCTCAGTTTTATGCTCATCATTTGGTTTGTTTTTATACCTTTTCCCTATCGCAACCAAATATTGCACGGGATTATTTTCATCTTCCAATATTATCTGATCCTATACGCTTTTTCTTCCGAACCCATTGACTGGGTTCCTGTGCTGGAATGGAGCTTCTTTATGAGCGGTACCTTGCTTATGGGAACCCTTGTTACGGTGCTGAACAACCGTTTATCGGCCAACGCCTTCTACAGCAGCGAAGCGAAAACAGAAGCCGAAAAAGCATTGAAGGAAGCCAACAAAAGGCTCACCCTCCATATACAGCACTCTCCACTTGCTTTCATTGAATGGAATGAGCATCTCGAAGTAGTGGATTGGAACCCGGCTGCCGAAAAAACCTTTGGGTTCACACGGGAAGAAGCCATTGGAAGTCATGCCTATGAGATCATTGTGCCGGAACACCAGCATGCGAGCATCAACAAAGTCTGGGAAAATATTCTGAATAAAACCGGCGGATCTTTTAATGTAAATGAAAATCTGACAAAAGATGGCCGCACCATCATCTGCGAATGGTACAACACTCCGCTGAAAAATAGCACGGGAAAGGTGATTGGGCTTGCCTCTATGGCCCAGGATATTACTGCACGAAAAAAACTTGAAGCCGACCTTGAAAAGTCATTGTCAATGCTTGAGAAGAACTACTCAACAACTTTGGAACAAATGCAGAGCTATTTCAGTGAGTTGCAACTGAAGAAAAATGAACTGCTGCAACTTCAGAAAGAAAATTTGCAATCGCAGTTTGAGATGCTTAAAAACCAGGTAAATCCACATTTTCTTTTCAACAGCCTCAATGTGCTCACTTCACTGATAAGCGTTGAACCTGAACTGGCCGAGAAATTCACCGGGCAGCTATCAAAGGTTTACCGCTATGTGCTCGAACACCGCTCCGATGATCTCGTTCAGTTGAGAACCGAGCTTGATTTCCTGAAATCTTACATTTTTCTGCTACGTATCCGCTTCGGTGATAAACTGGAAGTAAATTACCGAGTGGATGCTGGCAATCTGGATTTGAAACTTCCACCGCTTTCGCTGCAGATTCTGATTGAGAATGCTATTAAACACAATACTTTTACCAATCGCTCACCATTAAATATTGATATCTTTGTGGATGATGAAAATTATCTGAATGTGATCAACAATTACCAGAAACGCGAAAAAAACATGGAATCAACCGGCCTCGGCCTGATCAATATTGCGAACCGCTACAGCTTTTTAACCGACCGCCCGACTTTTTTTGGAATAGACCAAGAGCGATTTATCGCCCGTATTCCACTTTTATAA
- a CDS encoding SPFH domain-containing protein, which translates to MEKEKNSSSVLGFLGVVVSLILLIGPVWLAFATMNFWWLLLLIPDLFSWIGLQIVNPNESCVLVLFGKYSGTLKKNGFYWINPFYNRKKISLRARNLNSDPIKVNDKIGNPIMIGIVLVWRVENTFKAAFEVDDYIRFVDIQSEAAIRKLAGAYPYDNFDDEQAEISLRAGGEEVNQQLEDELRERLEIAGIHVMEARIAYLAYASEIASAMLRRQQASAIVAARQKIVEGAVSMVEMALEQLSRKQIIELDEDKKAAMVSNLMVVLCSDKDASPVINTGTLHQ; encoded by the coding sequence ATGGAAAAAGAAAAAAACTCATCGTCTGTGTTGGGATTCCTTGGAGTGGTTGTTTCACTTATTCTGCTCATCGGCCCGGTTTGGCTTGCTTTTGCAACCATGAATTTCTGGTGGTTGTTACTGCTTATCCCTGACCTTTTTAGTTGGATTGGCCTGCAAATCGTCAATCCGAATGAATCATGCGTACTTGTATTATTCGGTAAGTACAGCGGGACTTTAAAGAAAAACGGTTTTTACTGGATCAACCCATTTTATAACCGTAAAAAAATCTCGCTACGGGCCCGAAATCTTAACAGTGATCCCATTAAGGTAAACGACAAAATTGGTAATCCTATCATGATTGGCATCGTGCTGGTTTGGAGGGTTGAAAACACTTTTAAAGCTGCCTTCGAAGTAGATGATTATATCCGTTTCGTGGATATACAGAGCGAAGCCGCAATCCGGAAACTGGCAGGAGCATATCCTTACGATAATTTTGATGATGAACAAGCTGAAATTTCTTTGCGCGCCGGAGGTGAAGAGGTAAACCAGCAATTGGAGGATGAATTGCGAGAACGCCTTGAAATTGCAGGCATCCATGTAATGGAAGCGCGTATTGCGTATTTGGCTTATGCTTCGGAAATTGCAAGTGCAATGCTACGCCGCCAGCAGGCTTCAGCCATTGTTGCCGCCCGACAGAAAATCGTTGAAGGCGCTGTGAGTATGGTTGAAATGGCCCTTGAGCAACTTTCACGAAAGCAGATTATTGAACTTGACGAAGATAAAAAGGCTGCCATGGTAAGTAACCTTATGGTGGTGTTGTGTTCAGATAAAGATGCCAGTCCGGTTATAAACACCGGGACCTTGCACCAATAG
- a CDS encoding ATP-dependent 6-phosphofructokinase: MKRVLIVTGGGDCPGLNAVIRAVVKRASQEKDWEVLGSIEAFNGILREPTEIMVLDEKAVSGIHYQGGTILQTTNKGGPFAWPVKQNDGSWITVDRSDEMIRKIQYLGIDAVINIGGDGSQRISQALHEKGLNIIGVPKTIDNDLSATDSTFGFQTAIQIATEAVDKLVTTAASHNRVFIMEVMGRDAGWIALNAAVAGGAEICLIPEIPYDTQKVLDKVNSRFVRGRGFVNIVISEGAHPVGGDVVGSKSDEVGYRNFKLGGVAFKLLEDLKTAGCVHEMRATVLGHLQRGGIPIAYDRVLATQFGVKAFEMVKNAEFGKMVSYQHPYITSVTLKEAIVQPNLVTPDNALMKTARGVGICFGD, encoded by the coding sequence ATGAAAAGAGTACTTATAGTAACCGGCGGCGGTGACTGCCCCGGATTAAATGCTGTGATAAGGGCCGTTGTAAAGCGCGCCTCACAAGAGAAAGATTGGGAAGTCTTAGGCAGTATCGAAGCGTTTAACGGTATTTTGCGCGAACCAACCGAGATCATGGTGCTGGACGAAAAAGCCGTTTCAGGCATCCACTATCAGGGCGGCACAATACTGCAAACCACCAACAAGGGAGGCCCGTTTGCCTGGCCTGTGAAACAAAACGATGGTAGCTGGATCACAGTGGACCGCAGCGATGAAATGATCCGCAAAATACAGTATCTTGGCATTGATGCCGTAATCAATATCGGCGGCGACGGTTCGCAGCGCATTTCCCAGGCCTTGCACGAAAAAGGGCTCAATATCATCGGGGTTCCCAAAACCATTGACAATGACCTCTCGGCAACCGATTCCACGTTTGGTTTTCAAACCGCAATCCAGATTGCAACCGAGGCCGTTGATAAACTGGTGACCACCGCTGCCAGTCACAACCGTGTGTTTATCATGGAGGTGATGGGCCGCGATGCAGGTTGGATCGCACTGAATGCTGCCGTAGCAGGTGGTGCGGAAATCTGTCTGATCCCTGAAATTCCTTACGATACACAAAAGGTTCTCGATAAAGTGAATTCCCGCTTTGTACGGGGACGTGGATTTGTGAACATCGTTATCTCCGAAGGCGCTCATCCGGTTGGAGGCGATGTGGTAGGGAGCAAGTCAGACGAGGTAGGATACCGCAACTTTAAACTAGGCGGTGTCGCGTTCAAGCTATTGGAAGACTTGAAAACAGCCGGATGCGTGCATGAAATGCGTGCTACAGTTTTGGGCCATCTGCAAAGGGGCGGGATACCTATTGCCTACGACCGCGTGCTGGCAACACAGTTTGGGGTGAAAGCCTTTGAAATGGTTAAAAATGCTGAATTCGGCAAAATGGTTTCTTACCAGCATCCTTATATCACAAGTGTTACCCTGAAAGAGGCTATCGTTCAGCCTAACCTGGTTACACCCGATAACGCCCTGATGAAAACTGCAAGGGGAGTAGGGATTTGTTTCGGGGATTGA
- a CDS encoding PAS domain-containing protein has protein sequence MVKASEIPLEIVLEERIRGSKLMVHFRWVFIALLVLLLAMQYFTGYKSESLHAILLIGFYALCNILIAAGLKRNYDPAWSRYGGAAIDTGIIAFHLFYLANSFDQIAVTAAATTFLYPVMILLYTFRLDQRLLVFITLFSIFSFNIVYFYHYFGNPDAFQVSLSLSPSSHIFKSSYLLFIGFLCIYLQHSLKRLIIKQMNESRRNLDAEIELSLAQQKNAHTEELIRQEKELNKQLAREIFERKEAETALAQSREQLHSIISNQLGVTYRCNNDANWSMQFISHQIEKISGYPASDIIGNSKMSYMDIIHPDDREDVVRQVNNGISMKMPFEVIYRITHASGKTVWVQENGRGIFDKDEKLLWIDGVIIDINEKMETEKAYHESEIRFHELTDFLPQTIYELDLAGNIVFVNRAGVELFGEGVRKPDGKVSALQFFIPEDKERMVSNLRDKLQGKGKLFNEYTAICADGRHCPVIIYSSPIIRDGKVTGFRGIIVEISELKRVEEDLRYAKEELETLNMNLEKAVDQRTAELTEANTQLLRLQKENLQSQFDVLKQQVNPHFLFNSLNVLISLIKLEPNLAETFTERLAKVYRYVLENRDENLVPVKTEMDFLRAYVFLIDTRFQGKVIIKIEFDEEKENRLILPLSLQLLIENAIKHNVFSTKSPLTIRLFIDDNGYLNVVNNLQVREKHIASTGIGLNNISSRYSLICDKAPVFEQSQHEFIAKIPLLHA, from the coding sequence ATGGTAAAAGCCAGCGAAATTCCTTTGGAAATTGTTCTTGAAGAGCGTATTCGCGGTTCGAAGCTAATGGTTCATTTCAGATGGGTTTTTATTGCCCTGCTGGTTTTGCTGCTCGCCATGCAGTATTTCACCGGTTACAAGTCCGAGTCGTTACATGCCATCCTGCTCATAGGTTTTTATGCGCTGTGTAATATTCTTATTGCTGCAGGGCTCAAGCGTAATTACGACCCCGCGTGGAGCCGTTATGGCGGGGCGGCGATTGATACAGGAATTATAGCGTTCCACCTTTTTTATCTTGCGAACTCCTTCGACCAGATTGCCGTAACTGCCGCAGCCACAACATTCCTTTACCCGGTGATGATCCTGCTTTACACCTTCCGGCTCGATCAGCGCTTACTTGTATTCATTACACTCTTCTCGATTTTTAGTTTCAACATCGTTTATTTTTACCATTATTTTGGCAATCCTGATGCCTTTCAGGTCAGCCTCTCGCTCTCACCATCCAGTCACATTTTTAAGTCCTCTTATCTACTGTTTATCGGGTTTCTGTGCATCTATCTTCAACATTCGCTCAAGCGCTTGATCATTAAACAAATGAACGAATCACGCCGAAACCTTGATGCAGAAATTGAGCTCAGCCTCGCCCAGCAGAAAAATGCACATACGGAAGAACTCATCAGGCAGGAAAAAGAACTGAACAAACAACTCGCACGCGAAATTTTTGAACGAAAGGAAGCAGAAACGGCATTGGCTCAAAGCCGGGAACAGCTGCACAGCATTATTTCAAACCAGCTAGGGGTCACCTATCGCTGCAACAACGATGCAAACTGGAGTATGCAGTTCATCAGCCATCAGATTGAGAAAATTTCCGGTTATCCGGCAAGTGATATCATTGGCAATTCAAAGATGAGCTATATGGATATCATCCATCCTGACGATCGCGAGGATGTTGTCAGGCAGGTTAACAATGGCATTTCAATGAAAATGCCATTTGAGGTTATCTATCGGATCACACATGCAAGTGGCAAAACGGTTTGGGTTCAGGAAAATGGTAGAGGTATTTTCGACAAAGACGAAAAACTGCTTTGGATTGACGGTGTGATCATTGACATCAATGAAAAAATGGAAACTGAAAAAGCTTATCATGAAAGCGAGATACGATTCCATGAACTGACTGATTTTCTCCCTCAAACCATTTACGAACTTGATCTTGCAGGCAACATTGTTTTTGTGAACCGCGCCGGAGTTGAACTCTTTGGCGAAGGCGTTCGAAAACCCGATGGCAAAGTATCCGCATTACAATTTTTTATTCCTGAAGATAAAGAAAGGATGGTCAGCAATCTGAGAGACAAGCTGCAAGGGAAAGGAAAACTTTTTAACGAATACACTGCTATTTGTGCTGATGGCAGGCATTGTCCGGTGATTATTTATAGCAGTCCGATCATACGCGATGGTAAGGTAACAGGCTTTCGTGGGATCATAGTAGAAATTAGCGAGCTCAAACGAGTGGAAGAAGACCTTCGCTATGCCAAGGAAGAACTCGAAACACTCAACATGAATCTTGAGAAGGCCGTTGACCAACGCACTGCCGAACTCACTGAAGCCAACACACAACTGTTGCGATTGCAAAAAGAGAACCTGCAATCGCAGTTTGATGTGCTCAAACAGCAGGTGAATCCCCACTTTTTGTTTAATAGTCTGAATGTGTTGATTTCATTGATCAAACTCGAACCAAACCTTGCCGAAACCTTCACCGAGCGGCTGGCCAAGGTGTATCGTTATGTGCTTGAGAACCGTGATGAAAACCTGGTTCCGGTAAAAACGGAAATGGATTTTCTGCGGGCTTACGTTTTTTTAATTGATACGCGCTTCCAAGGCAAAGTGATCATCAAGATAGAATTTGATGAAGAAAAGGAAAACCGCCTCATTCTTCCATTATCGCTGCAATTGTTGATTGAGAACGCCATCAAGCACAACGTTTTTTCGACCAAATCTCCGCTGACCATCCGTTTATTCATTGATGATAACGGTTACCTCAACGTTGTAAACAACCTGCAGGTTCGCGAAAAACATATTGCCAGCACCGGTATTGGGTTGAATAATATTTCCAGCCGTTATTCGCTCATTTGCGACAAAGCACCGGTATTTGAGCAATCACAACACGAATTTATTGCAAAGATTCCTTTGCTGCATGCTTAG
- the trxB gene encoding thioredoxin-disulfide reductase, with amino-acid sequence MQNQTEQVKCLIIGSGPAGYTAAIYAARAELKPVMYQGLQPGGQLTITTEVENYPGYPDGKTGPEMMEDFKKQAERFGTDTRWGIITEVDLSKRPFIAKADDGKIIEAETIIIATGATARWLGIESEKKYNGFGVSACATCDGYFFRGQVVAVVGGGDTAAEEATYLAKLCKKVYLIHRRDELRASKAMQERVFKTANIEPVWNHHVKEVLGDGKVVTGVLLENSQDGSHKQLEIDGLFIAIGHTPNSAIFQGQLEMDVNGYLKTIPGTTSTKIPGVFAAGDVQDHIYRQAVTAAGTGCMAAIEAERFISAQE; translated from the coding sequence ATGCAAAACCAGACTGAACAAGTAAAATGCCTGATCATTGGTTCAGGCCCGGCCGGTTACACGGCTGCCATTTATGCTGCACGTGCCGAACTTAAACCTGTCATGTACCAGGGCTTGCAACCCGGCGGACAATTAACCATTACTACCGAAGTTGAAAATTATCCCGGGTATCCCGATGGAAAAACCGGCCCTGAAATGATGGAAGACTTCAAGAAACAAGCTGAACGTTTTGGCACTGATACCCGCTGGGGCATCATCACCGAAGTGGATTTGTCAAAACGCCCCTTCATTGCCAAAGCAGACGACGGTAAAATTATTGAAGCCGAAACCATTATTATAGCAACCGGTGCAACAGCCCGCTGGTTAGGAATTGAATCAGAAAAGAAATACAATGGCTTTGGTGTTTCGGCATGTGCTACCTGCGACGGGTATTTTTTCCGTGGCCAGGTGGTTGCCGTTGTTGGTGGAGGTGATACAGCCGCAGAAGAAGCCACTTACCTTGCAAAACTTTGTAAGAAAGTCTACCTTATCCATCGCCGCGATGAATTAAGAGCATCGAAAGCTATGCAGGAAAGGGTTTTTAAGACAGCCAACATTGAACCTGTTTGGAACCATCATGTAAAAGAAGTGTTGGGCGATGGCAAGGTTGTGACGGGTGTATTGCTTGAGAACTCTCAGGATGGATCGCACAAACAACTTGAAATTGACGGTTTGTTCATTGCCATTGGTCATACCCCTAATTCTGCCATTTTCCAGGGCCAGCTCGAAATGGATGTGAATGGCTACCTGAAAACCATTCCCGGAACTACCTCCACAAAGATTCCCGGTGTTTTTGCTGCCGGAGATGTGCAGGATCATATTTACCGCCAGGCTGTGACTGCTGCCGGAACCGGATGCATGGCTGCAATTGAAGCGGAAAGGTTCATTTCAGCACAGGAGTAA
- a CDS encoding SDR family NAD(P)-dependent oxidoreductase yields MSKTIIITGSNSGIGKAAAIRFAQQGHTVVMACRNLATSAKTRESIIAASGNNKVDLMQLDVSSFESIRDFCEEFKSKYSKLDILINNAGYFNYGEKHYQHSQENIEMSFATNAFGPFLLTKLLRPLLAKSENPRVLNASTTNIKYFFDPKRSIDWDNLRGEHKNERKYNAYKMYGDSKMAFLMLSFKQAEEYEPDGINLNSVLIPAIKISNEKLRGFKTFYWRTMARLMNLTARPQKDMAECYYEICTSEKFSNLTGKLLNIQTEIMGKPDLEMKWTGKTTIQQLRHMTMVPRYAVLPENKEKIWDLGIKLIQETNPIN; encoded by the coding sequence ATGAGTAAAACTATAATTATTACAGGGTCAAATTCAGGAATAGGAAAAGCAGCTGCAATAAGATTTGCGCAACAGGGTCATACAGTGGTGATGGCTTGTCGTAACCTTGCTACGTCAGCGAAAACACGGGAAAGTATTATCGCGGCAAGCGGGAACAATAAAGTTGATCTGATGCAGCTGGATGTTTCCTCGTTTGAATCAATCCGGGATTTTTGCGAAGAATTCAAAAGTAAATACAGCAAACTGGATATTCTGATCAATAATGCCGGATACTTCAACTATGGTGAAAAGCACTATCAGCATAGTCAGGAAAACATTGAAATGTCTTTTGCCACCAATGCTTTCGGGCCGTTTTTACTTACAAAACTTTTAAGGCCGCTGCTGGCAAAATCTGAAAATCCCAGGGTTCTGAACGCAAGCACTACAAACATCAAATACTTTTTCGACCCCAAACGTAGCATTGATTGGGATAATCTGCGTGGAGAACATAAAAACGAAAGAAAGTACAACGCTTACAAAATGTACGGCGATTCCAAAATGGCTTTTTTGATGCTCTCATTTAAGCAGGCTGAAGAGTATGAGCCCGATGGAATAAATCTTAACTCTGTACTTATTCCGGCCATAAAGATCAGCAACGAAAAGCTTCGTGGATTTAAGACATTTTATTGGCGAACCATGGCCCGTTTAATGAACCTCACTGCCCGGCCACAAAAGGATATGGCAGAATGTTACTACGAGATTTGCACTTCTGAAAAGTTCAGCAATCTGACAGGCAAACTACTCAATATTCAAACTGAAATCATGGGAAAGCCCGATCTTGAAATGAAATGGACTGGTAAGACCACTATCCAACAGCTTCGGCACATGACAATGGTTCCCCGCTACGCTGTTTTACCAGAAAATAAGGAAAAGATCTGGGATCTAGGAATTAAGCTAATCCAGGAAACCAACCCCATAAATTAA
- a CDS encoding Arc family DNA-binding protein, whose translation MTKKKAFVLRLNQKTMEKLEKWAADEFRSTNGQIEWILHRALKEAGRLKGPAPGESDETDDNAAS comes from the coding sequence ATGACAAAAAAGAAAGCATTTGTTTTAAGACTTAACCAGAAAACCATGGAAAAGCTTGAGAAATGGGCTGCCGATGAGTTCCGTAGCACCAACGGACAGATCGAGTGGATACTGCATCGCGCGCTAAAGGAAGCAGGCCGTCTCAAAGGCCCTGCACCAGGCGAATCGGATGAAACAGATGATAATGCTGCATCGTGA
- a CDS encoding response regulator transcription factor has product MKVVIIEDEKLAANHLEKMITKYDPSVEVLAKLESVEDSINWFTANGDPDLIFLDIHLDDGLSFAIFEKVKVSAPIIFTTAYDEYAIKAFKMKSIDYLLKPILPEELYKAIDKYKEWQAPGNTAIDMQSLVDLISKRDPVYKARFSITVGEKIKSVGIEQVAYFYSSQGITFLVTNENLHYPIDLSLEQLAEQLNPTEFFRINRQFLIRLKAIRNVHVYPKSRLKIDLTPAYPDEIFVSIDKVTRFKAWLDA; this is encoded by the coding sequence ATGAAAGTCGTAATCATTGAAGACGAAAAACTTGCAGCCAATCACCTGGAAAAAATGATCACCAAATATGATCCTTCCGTTGAGGTGCTTGCAAAACTCGAATCGGTTGAAGATTCCATTAACTGGTTTACCGCCAATGGCGATCCCGATTTGATTTTTCTTGATATCCATCTTGATGACGGATTGAGTTTTGCCATTTTTGAAAAGGTAAAAGTCAGTGCCCCCATCATTTTCACCACCGCTTACGATGAGTATGCCATCAAAGCATTTAAAATGAAGAGCATTGATTATCTGCTCAAACCAATCTTGCCCGAAGAACTTTATAAGGCCATTGATAAATACAAAGAGTGGCAGGCTCCCGGAAACACTGCTATTGATATGCAATCACTGGTTGATCTTATTTCAAAGCGGGATCCGGTATACAAAGCCAGGTTCAGCATCACGGTTGGAGAAAAGATTAAATCGGTGGGCATTGAGCAGGTGGCTTACTTTTACTCAAGCCAGGGCATTACCTTTTTGGTAACAAATGAGAACCTGCATTATCCTATTGATTTAAGCCTCGAGCAATTGGCCGAGCAACTCAATCCCACGGAATTTTTCCGCATCAACCGGCAATTCCTCATCAGGCTGAAAGCCATCCGTAATGTGCATGTTTACCCCAAAAGCAGGCTTAAGATTGATCTGACCCCAGCCTATCCCGACGAAATTTTCGTGAGCATAGATAAGGTCACCCGCTTCAAGGCATGGCTTGATGCTTAA
- a CDS encoding GPP34 family phosphoprotein — protein MENLKIKDLLILLCIHPEKGWVRKNSVIEYALIAAAMFDMVLLGKLNIVTGRIEATPHETGDPVLDDLLSKLSGLNGKKFSWLMNGLSTKAGKIYRNQLNYLENTRQISSWPVEWLGITWGKRYRVNRSDRLKPILTIMDRVLIYGRKPDLKMRLLIELLGSLNVLGQFFPDGELRKRAKQRFRQISKLPYEDHKDTFKAIGKELQQTLQMKKASSGT, from the coding sequence ATGGAAAATCTTAAGATCAAGGACCTTCTCATTTTATTATGCATCCATCCCGAAAAGGGATGGGTAAGAAAAAACAGCGTGATAGAATATGCGTTGATTGCTGCTGCGATGTTTGACATGGTTTTGCTGGGGAAATTAAATATTGTCACCGGCAGAATTGAAGCAACGCCTCATGAAACCGGCGACCCTGTGCTTGATGATTTGCTTTCGAAACTATCCGGTTTAAATGGAAAGAAATTTTCATGGCTGATGAATGGGCTTAGTACAAAGGCTGGGAAAATTTACCGTAATCAACTCAATTATCTCGAAAATACACGTCAAATAAGCAGTTGGCCTGTTGAATGGCTTGGCATTACATGGGGCAAACGTTATCGTGTGAACCGTTCCGATAGACTAAAGCCTATATTAACCATCATGGACAGGGTGTTGATTTATGGCCGTAAACCTGATCTGAAAATGAGGCTTCTTATTGAATTGCTCGGTTCGCTTAATGTCCTGGGACAGTTTTTTCCTGATGGTGAACTTAGAAAAAGAGCTAAACAACGGTTCAGGCAGATTTCAAAATTACCGTATGAAGACCACAAAGACACATTCAAAGCCATAGGGAAAGAGTTGCAACAAACGCTACAAATGAAAAAAGCATCATCAGGCACGTAA